In Candidatus Cloacimonadota bacterium, the genomic window CTGATCGCCAGTCTAAATATCTCCCAAATTTGTCAAGAAAAGCTCGCTTGGAACCATCTCGACCTGCTTTTCTCTAAGAACACAAGGAAAGTAGCATAATGAAGTGGGAGGTATTGAACAGTCTCATTTGGGGTGAGGCCCTGTGGCATAGTTTTTTTTGTTGACTATTATATGTACTTGCCTAAAATGCCACAATAAAGATTATATGGAAAGCGAGGTGGCCAATATGGAATCTAGAATTCTGCTCGTTGATGACGACCGTTTGCTAAGAGAAGTTATTGGAGAGTGTCTTAAACACCATCAATACTCTGCTGATATGGCCGAAGACGCCGCCGCCGCTTTAAAGCTGTTCAAACCTGGACGTTACAAACTTGCCATCATAGATTTGGTAATGCCTGGAATGAGTGGATTGGAACTAATGGAGAGATTATTGGCTGAGGATTCGGAGTTATTTTGCCTGATCATGACCGGATATCCTACAATCGACAGCGCCTACAAAGCGATGGTGGAGGGTGCTTCAGATTACATAATAAAGCCATTCAATCTCAGTGAACTGATCACCGCCATCAAGCAGCGTCTTGGATCATGAGCTATGTCCTGAAAATCGTGGACATGCAAAGCGGAGAAGCCAGGCAAATCGCTGGAGGATACAGCTATTGGCACAATCCCAGGTTTATGGAGGCGATAGCCCGGTTGCACAATGTTACAGCACTTCAGTTGCAGGTATTCAAAGGCGAACAGCTTTTTGCCATTTTGCCTTTGTATGAACGAAGAAAGATGGGAATGAAGGCTCTTGTTACTCCTATTGGTGCTTATTATCAGGGTATATCTTTCGCTCATGAAAGCAGCGCAGGAAAGGCGAGAGTGCTTCTTGATTCCAGTACGGTTTGCTTTGATATCGCACGTTTCCTGGCAGAACGTTATAAACGCATCAACTTCAAGCTAAGTCCGGAAAACGATGATGTAAGAGGTTTTACCTGGAATGGTTTCAAAGCAACACCCTTATATACTTTTCGGTGTCAGAAGGGTGAAATCCTGAATGCTCTTCCTGATGAGCGCAGGAATTTCCGTATTGCCAAAAACCTCGGTATGGAATTGGTTGAGGCCTTTGATCCGGATGTCTTCCTGGCCCTTCATAAGAAGCTGGAGATCAAGAAAAACCACAGTTTTGGGTTAAGTTACAAGGCTATGAGGGTTTTTCTAATCCAACTATATGATGCAGGATTGTTGAAACAATTCAACGTTCTCTGGGAGAAAAAGCCGGTAAGTGCAAATATATTGCTCTACGATGGTGCAGATGTGGTATATACTTTGTTTAAGGCTACCTCGGAAGAAGCTTTACGCAAGGGAACCGCTGCTTTTGACAGCCTAAGCATTATTCAAAACCTGCCCGAGGGCAGCCGATTCTTTGATTATTGTGGTGCAAACCTGCATGATGTAGCCAGGTTCAAGGCTGCACTGGGTCTGCATTTGTGTGTTTTTTACCAGATAAAAATGTAAGAGAGGTTCATGAAAAAGATTCTTGTACTCAAGGGAGGCAATTCTCCCGAACGGGAAATATCCCTGATTAGCGGATCAGAGGTTGCCAAAGCTTTGCTCCTTTTGAATTATAACGTAAGTGAGATTGATCCTGCGGATTATCCCCGCTTTTCGGACTTGCTGATGGCCATCGAAGCTGAAAATCCCTATATGGTATTCAATGGTCTACATGGGGGTTGCGGCGAAAACGGAGATTTGCAGGCTGCCTTACAACTGGCTGGGATACCTTTCACAGGGTCACTTTCCAAGGGCTCCACTCTTGCTATGGATAAATACATCGCAAAGCTGATCGTGAGTCAGGAGGGAGTACCGGTTCCCAAACACATTTTGATGCGGGGCAATCTTTTGGAGGACTACAATGATCCGGAAGACTACAAAGCGTTTACCGAGACTTTGGGTTTACCCATCATAGTAAAGCCCAACGATGCCGGGAGCAGCGTGGGGATTAGCATGGTGGAAGATCTGTCCGCCTTGAAAACTGCGGTGGATAAAGCCTTCAAATACTGCTCTTCTGTACTTTTGGAGGAGTACATTCCCGGGCGCGAGCTTACGGTTAGCATTCTGAACGGTAAAGCCTTGCCGGTTGTGGAAATCAAACCACGAGCCGGCTGGTATGATTACACAAACAAATATACCAAAGGTAAAACGGAGTATCTGGCTCCTGCACCCATCGACGAAGCCATAGCGCATTTGGCTCAGCTATATGCTGTACGTGCCTTTAATGCTCTGTCCTGCTCAGTATATGGCAGAGTGGATTTTAGGCTGGACAACGATAAACTGTACTTTCTGGAAGTAAATACCCTGCCGGGGATGACGGCTCTCAGCCTTACTCCGATGGCAGCAAAGGCAGCAGGTATAGCTTTTAGCGACCTGCTGGTAACAATAATAGAAAACTCCGTGGCAAGACACGTGGAGGTATCATGAAACGCATACTTTATATTTTCGCTCTGTTGTTTGTGGCTTTGAATCTATGGTCGGTGGAACTTGCATTCAATCCTTCGAGCATTCAAGTAAATGAGCTGAGAACTTTTAGTTTCGATCCCGTGAATCCCGGTTCACAGCCAGTTCTCACGACGCTTACTATTACCAACGATCAACAAGACCAGTATGTGAAGCTTCGGATCGAGATTAGCTGGAACAACAATGAGATTATCAGCGGTGATGATGCTGTGTTTATCAGCGAAGAAAAAATTGCTCCCGGGCAGGTTATCCAGATGACAAACCGCGAATTGATCACAAATACCAGCAACCAGTACTTTAGACCGGATGGCTCCATCAATATCAATATCATAGATGAGATCGAGGACTTATCCATCTTGGAAGAAGCAGTACTATCCGGCTATTTCCCCGATGGTGAGATACAATTGAGAATCTCTGCATGGCCGGAAGACGCTCCTGCTAATGTGACGTCCAGAACATTTACCATCACCATCCGTAATGCAGGATCGATTAATCTGATCAGCCCCGGAGCACTCATTGGCCTGAAGGTTCCTGATCTCAGTGATCTGCCGGTAAACTTTATCTGGAACGCTGTGACTACAAGCTTCAATAAACAAACATTGGTCGTGAGGCAATATCCTCCCAATGGGCAACCAAAGCTTTCAACCATATCCAGTACAGGCACAGAGATCTTGCGTGTGGATGATGTGAACAGCGGATTTTCCGAGTATCTGCCTCTAAAGACTGATTATTACTATGCTTGGCAAGTATTTACTGACCGTTATGACGAACACAACCCCAAGCTGGGCAGGTCTGGCTCGCAAAGCAATCCTTATGCCAGTAGCTGGTATGTATTCCGCTATGTGGAAGACAAAGGTGGAGACGCGACTCCTGAAGAAGTACAAACAATCCTGGATATGCTCCAGAATCCTGCTTTGCTAAACATTCTGAATCTGGGCTATACTCCTACCGGAGAAGTTATCTATGAAGGCAGGACATACCGGGGCCAAGATGCTGTTGACATCTTAAGCAGCCTCTTGGGAAAAGACATTAAAGTAAAAATAAAGGATTGAGGAGGAAACCATGAAAAGAATCCTGTTGATATCTGTTATTTTGCTGCTTGCTTCGGCGTTATTGGCAGATAGCGTGGCCATTCTTTCCGCCAGCAAGGGCAAAGTAAGCTTGGAACGCGCTTTGAAAAACCTCAAATTCGCCAATGGGGAATTGCTGCAAAACAAGGATGTACTGCGAACCGGAGCAGAGAGCTTCGCGGCATACAAATACATTGATGCTTCCTCTACAATCAAACTCTTCTCAAACTCTGTGGTTACCGTAACTGCCAGTAAAGATGGAAGTAAACTAAACAAGAAAGTGAATGTGAGCAAGGGCAGCATCCTTACTCAAGTAAAAAAGGGTAGCGGTGCATTCGTCGTGCAAACTCCCACCACTGTGGCCTCGGTGAAAGGAACAGAATTCCTGACCAAGGTGGATGACGATGGCTTCAGCACCTTTACCGTTACAGATGGCGAAGTTGAATTACGCGTGTTATCTACCGATGAAGTTAAGACGGTATCCAAAGGCAAGACT contains:
- a CDS encoding response regulator, yielding MESRILLVDDDRLLREVIGECLKHHQYSADMAEDAAAALKLFKPGRYKLAIIDLVMPGMSGLELMERLLAEDSELFCLIMTGYPTIDSAYKAMVEGASDYIIKPFNLSELITAIKQRLGS
- a CDS encoding FecR family protein is translated as MKRILLISVILLLASALLADSVAILSASKGKVSLERALKNLKFANGELLQNKDVLRTGAESFAAYKYIDASSTIKLFSNSVVTVTASKDGSKLNKKVNVSKGSILTQVKKGSGAFVVQTPTTVASVKGTEFLTKVDDDGFSTFTVTDGEVELRVLSTDEVKTVSKGKTGVVNPEGGVQLRDSSTDDLNEIEKAELESSRNEKREPIIVPVLDEAGNRKLIEIEY
- a CDS encoding D-alanine--D-alanine ligase, whose amino-acid sequence is MKKILVLKGGNSPEREISLISGSEVAKALLLLNYNVSEIDPADYPRFSDLLMAIEAENPYMVFNGLHGGCGENGDLQAALQLAGIPFTGSLSKGSTLAMDKYIAKLIVSQEGVPVPKHILMRGNLLEDYNDPEDYKAFTETLGLPIIVKPNDAGSSVGISMVEDLSALKTAVDKAFKYCSSVLLEEYIPGRELTVSILNGKALPVVEIKPRAGWYDYTNKYTKGKTEYLAPAPIDEAIAHLAQLYAVRAFNALSCSVYGRVDFRLDNDKLYFLEVNTLPGMTALSLTPMAAKAAGIAFSDLLVTIIENSVARHVEVS